TGAGCAGTAGCCTCGAGATACAAAACCTGACCTATTAAGCCTGCCTCCCAGTGTAAATTCCTGTAAAACCAAGGCTCTTCTCTTAAAACTGGCTCAAACAAAGATATCATCCCGAGGGAAAAAGCACTGTCGCTCGCTATGTCCTGAGCACACGCGACAAAGCCCGCAACTTCCCTGAAATCTCCCGTCTTTAGCAGGTACAGGGGGAAGTCCTCAAAAACCTTTTCCCAGAGGAATTCGGAAGAGGTTATCTCTTTTAAATCTTTTAAAAGCTCTTCATTTCTCACAAAGCAGTAAAGTCCCTTCGGGAGGTTCTCAACCCTGTTGACGAATATAAAGAGATTCACAAAAGGAAGTCCTATTTCAACGTCAAAGGGGGAGTAATTGTCCCTTGGCAAGGTTTTATCAAGGGCGTGTATAAACAGTTCCCTCAATATGTAAGTCTTTCCGTCGTAAGCCATACCGCTCCTTCTCTTTCTAATGACCTCTTCTGCGGACATGTATGAGGGAACCAGGTTCAGGATGGGAGGGTTTCCGTAGATTACCCTGAACTCCTCCGTTCTCGGTTTTTCGGTCTCCTTTATAGCCCTGTAAATTATCTCCCAGATGACCCTTTCCTTACTCAGAACGTTAGGCCTTCCGTAGAAGTTCAGCTTCTTAAACTCGTTGATTATGCTTTCGGGGATTGTCCTCGGAACGTCCTGTACTTCCTTCGGGAATACAAATAAGGCAAGTTCTGGAAACTCCTCTTCCCCTTCTACCCACTGAACCCTATCAAATCCCAGCAGAATTTCCAAATCTTTATCCGAGAGGGCGTTTAAGTATTTAACTTTCCAACCTTTTAAGTTGGCAGAAAACCTCACGCTACCTATTGCGTGCCCCGTGTCAAGGAGGCAGTACCTGTATGCCCTCTCCCCGTACTTCCAGGATTCCCTCCAGGGGATACTCGTGAGGATTAATATAAAACCTTCTGTCCCGAAAAAGTCCTTAATTTTTTGGGAAAGCTCGTAAGGGATATCCGCCCTCTTCTCAAGGGCGTGAAGGAAAGGATTGTAGTGAAAAACTCCCTGAAGACCTCCGAGGTGAGGTATTATTACGTAGCACTCCGTGGGGTGAAGGTTTCCGCTAGAGGGGTTCATCCTCACTGACCAGCGAGAGCCCGGTATAGCCTTCCAGGCGGAAAGCCCGAGGGCAAGCTCTAAAAACTTACTCAAGCTCTTTACGTTAAACTCTTCCGTGTTTACGAGTCCGTAGTCGTAGAGAGCCTCATACGGGTGGGAAGGATCCTTAAGGAGCGGGAGATCTAGTCTTTCCGTCCCCTCCCAGAACCTGAAGGGATTGGGCTGATTTTCCCAGTCCAGATATCCCAGCGAGCGTGCAAACCTGTAAGGGTAGTGCTTTGTCTCCGAGTGATAAAAGAGAACCTCCCTGAAGTCTCCCACACCTACAAGTATAAAATAAAGTTCCTATGAAAGAACTCGTAAAGGAGAAAGTCCTTAAGGCTTTAAAGGAACTCTACAACACACAGGTGGAAAACTTCAAGGTTGAAAAGCCAAAGGAAGAAGCCCACGGAGACCTCGCCTCGAATGTAGCGTTCCTGCTTGCAAGAGAACTAAAAAAACCTCCCGTAAATATAGCCCAGGAGCTAGCGGATTTCTTATCAAAAGACGAGACTTTCAAAAGCGTTGAGGCGGTAAAAGGTTTTATAAACTTCCGTTTCTCCGAAGATTTCTTAAAAGAAGAGTTTAAAAAGTTCCTCCTCAGCGGAGAGGCATACTTCAAAGAAGACTTAGGAAAGGGTTTAAAGGTTCAACTTGAGTACGTGAGTGCGAATCCCACGGGTCCGCTTCATTTAGGACACGGCAGGGGTGCGGTGGTCGGAGATACACTCGCAAGGCTTTTTAAGTTCTTCAA
The genomic region above belongs to Aquifex aeolicus VF5 and contains:
- a CDS encoding SagB/ThcOx family dehydrogenase — its product is MGDFREVLFYHSETKHYPYRFARSLGYLDWENQPNPFRFWEGTERLDLPLLKDPSHPYEALYDYGLVNTEEFNVKSLSKFLELALGLSAWKAIPGSRWSVRMNPSSGNLHPTECYVIIPHLGGLQGVFHYNPFLHALEKRADIPYELSQKIKDFFGTEGFILILTSIPWRESWKYGERAYRYCLLDTGHAIGSVRFSANLKGWKVKYLNALSDKDLEILLGFDRVQWVEGEEEFPELALFVFPKEVQDVPRTIPESIINEFKKLNFYGRPNVLSKERVIWEIIYRAIKETEKPRTEEFRVIYGNPPILNLVPSYMSAEEVIRKRRSGMAYDGKTYILRELFIHALDKTLPRDNYSPFDVEIGLPFVNLFIFVNRVENLPKGLYCFVRNEELLKDLKEITSSEFLWEKVFEDFPLYLLKTGDFREVAGFVACAQDIASDSAFSLGMISLFEPVLREEPWFYRNLHWEAGLIGQVLYLEATAHNLNGTGIGCFFDDAMHEVLGISDKTFQDLYHFTFGKAVEDPRIQTIEPYYHLKRERR